A genome region from Deltaproteobacteria bacterium includes the following:
- a CDS encoding efflux RND transporter periplasmic adaptor subunit — MNPTEVYDQPGKSVMGMDLVPVYEDELVDGVDVRIDPVVQQNMGIRTARVEKAPLVRTIRTYGNITYDETRTAEISPKVSGWIEKIHVDFTGKFVEKSQPLFDLYSPELFSAQQEYLAAYLNFTRHGRKNLDLLESARERLRYFDIPESAIRAMEKSGKLKKTLTLRSPFNGVVIQKNAEAGTYIRTGTTVYRIADLSRIWVEAHIYEYELPWVSQGQEAEMTLPYFPGRTYSGKVSFVYPYLQQKTRDVVVRLEFDNPNFTLKPDMYCDIIIKSDQGEGIVVPSEAVIRSGERNVAFVVRENNKFEPRDLTLGLQMNTEFQVLSGLAPGEVIVTSGQFLIDSESDLTEAVQQMMEPKRADMNNGKSMEGETKTPIEGKETPHPGH; from the coding sequence ATGAATCCCACGGAGGTCTACGACCAACCCGGAAAAAGTGTCATGGGGATGGATCTGGTGCCCGTCTACGAGGACGAACTGGTGGATGGTGTTGATGTGCGCATCGACCCGGTCGTTCAGCAGAATATGGGCATTAGAACTGCCCGGGTGGAGAAGGCGCCGCTGGTTCGAACCATACGGACATACGGGAATATCACTTACGATGAAACGCGAACCGCCGAGATCAGTCCCAAGGTCAGCGGCTGGATTGAGAAAATACATGTGGATTTTACCGGAAAATTTGTGGAAAAGAGCCAGCCGCTTTTTGACCTGTATTCGCCGGAGCTTTTCTCCGCCCAACAGGAGTATCTTGCCGCTTATCTAAATTTTACCCGCCACGGCAGGAAGAACCTGGATCTGCTGGAATCCGCCCGCGAGAGGCTCCGGTATTTCGACATACCGGAAAGCGCAATACGTGCCATGGAGAAATCCGGAAAGCTCAAAAAGACCCTCACTCTCCGCTCCCCGTTCAACGGCGTGGTGATCCAAAAAAACGCTGAGGCGGGCACTTATATAAGGACCGGCACCACGGTCTATCGGATCGCAGATCTCTCGCGGATCTGGGTCGAAGCCCACATCTACGAATACGAACTGCCGTGGGTGTCACAGGGCCAGGAAGCGGAAATGACCCTTCCCTACTTTCCGGGAAGGACCTATTCCGGCAAGGTTTCTTTTGTTTACCCGTACCTTCAGCAGAAAACACGCGATGTGGTGGTGCGGCTGGAATTCGACAATCCGAATTTTACACTCAAACCCGACATGTACTGCGACATCATCATAAAAAGCGATCAAGGAGAAGGGATTGTGGTTCCTTCGGAGGCGGTCATCCGCTCCGGAGAACGCAACGTCGCCTTTGTGGTAAGGGAAAACAACAAATTCGAACCCCGGGACCTGACCCTGGGCCTTCAGATGAACACAGAGTTTCAGGTTTTATCCGGACTTGCCCCGGGGGAGGTGATTGTCACTTCGGGCCAGTTCCTGATCGATTCGGAGTCCGACCTCACAGAGGCGGTGCAGCAGATGATGGAACCCAAACGCGCGGATATGAATAATGGAAAATCAATGGAGGGGGAAACTAAGACGCCAATAGAAGGCAAAGAGACCCCCCATCCAGGTCATTGA
- a CDS encoding TolC family protein, with protein MNRKSIVIFCLAFSMTNPVCAGYRELKNEYESYRPPAYFVDQFGSGPEPEHPVTDSAFDAQQKRLEEMKAGWEKALKTGSDEGSFLVPDPKLVEFLKPAQTHTDAAAAAIKGTYSLKQLETLTVLRNPGVKAAEDRLRGAIEAFTQVGALDEILRKYTAFTEDLMPGVGPMRGKEPMKLKFPFPGVMALKGEIVDREIRAERESLEAVRRDAVTAIRKAYWNLIYVIKGMGITSEMLELLEQLDAVVQSRYEAGKTSYQDVIKVRIHRETLHEDLNTLGEQQHNFDSKIREILNLPPGVKLGTPEIRTPSAEIPMLKDLYGIAQQHRQELRRLRDRISKMELMIEMAETMILPPYTLNSSLYEDEAVNQVGSFAQQNTFPIKTEASRGAGLPKMPWYGIEDAYIRETRQQLHALREDLAKTEAATRTRVRYAWFQLDLARRERALYYDDVVQLSRSALDVSTRSYVAGNVAFADVIDAYTTWLKATLTLERKRSDFGIAWANLEQVVGTTLR; from the coding sequence ATGAACAGAAAGAGCATTGTCATTTTCTGCCTGGCCTTTTCGATGACAAATCCGGTCTGCGCCGGGTACCGTGAGCTGAAAAACGAATATGAATCGTATCGGCCCCCTGCCTATTTCGTGGATCAATTCGGATCTGGACCTGAACCGGAACATCCGGTCACCGACAGCGCATTTGACGCCCAACAAAAACGGCTTGAGGAGATGAAAGCCGGATGGGAAAAGGCACTGAAGACCGGAAGCGATGAGGGCAGTTTTCTGGTTCCCGACCCTAAACTCGTTGAATTTCTTAAACCGGCTCAAACCCACACAGATGCAGCGGCAGCTGCCATAAAGGGCACCTATTCGTTAAAACAACTTGAAACACTGACAGTGCTGCGAAACCCCGGGGTGAAAGCGGCAGAGGATCGGCTGCGAGGCGCAATTGAAGCGTTTACCCAGGTAGGCGCCCTGGATGAAATCCTTCGCAAGTATACCGCGTTTACGGAAGATCTTATGCCGGGAGTCGGTCCCATGAGAGGAAAAGAGCCGATGAAACTTAAATTCCCTTTTCCGGGTGTGATGGCGTTAAAGGGTGAAATCGTGGACCGGGAGATCAGAGCCGAAAGGGAGAGCCTGGAAGCGGTTCGCAGGGATGCTGTCACGGCGATTCGGAAAGCATACTGGAACCTGATATATGTCATTAAAGGCATGGGGATCACCTCCGAGATGCTCGAGCTTCTCGAACAATTGGATGCGGTCGTCCAGAGTCGATACGAAGCGGGAAAAACCAGCTACCAGGACGTGATCAAGGTCCGCATCCACCGGGAAACCCTGCATGAGGATCTGAACACGCTCGGAGAGCAGCAACACAATTTTGATTCGAAGATCCGGGAAATCTTAAACCTTCCTCCCGGCGTCAAACTCGGGACCCCGGAAATTCGAACACCTTCCGCAGAGATCCCCATGCTCAAGGATCTCTATGGGATCGCTCAACAGCACCGTCAGGAACTTCGACGTCTGCGGGACCGGATCAGCAAGATGGAGTTGATGATTGAGATGGCCGAAACCATGATCCTTCCACCCTATACCTTGAACTCTTCTCTTTATGAGGACGAGGCGGTCAACCAAGTCGGCTCTTTTGCCCAACAGAATACCTTCCCGATCAAAACAGAAGCCTCAAGGGGAGCGGGACTTCCCAAGATGCCCTGGTACGGGATCGAAGATGCATATATTCGCGAAACCCGGCAACAACTTCACGCGCTTAGGGAAGATCTGGCGAAAACCGAAGCGGCGACCCGTACCAGGGTCCGATACGCCTGGTTTCAACTGGACCTGGCACGGCGTGAAAGAGCGCTTTATTACGACGACGTGGTACAGCTCTCGAGATCGGCATTGGATGTCTCCACACGCAGTTACGTCGCCGGAAACGTTGCGTTCGCCGATGTGATCGATGCTTATACCACGTGGTTGAAGGCAACCCTGACCCTCGAGAGAAAGCGTAGCGATTTCGGCATTGCCTGGGCAAATCTGGAGCAGGTGGTGGGAACGACCCTCCGATAG
- a CDS encoding TolC family protein produces the protein MAISIIWGVSTATPLCAGSPDKLSEHKVKLEDLIHYACEDNPSIRAARQTWRATLEDYRVVTGYPDPQLNVSYYPDPIETRLGPQDWNVSLSQRIPFPGKLSKAGEVVESEAHIVKLKLDKTVREVVKAVKESYYELRYIREAKKIADENLRLLQHLRKVGETGYANDRTALLDMVKAQSQLGQIRYDMVLLSDLEETEITRLNSLLNRSPGARIGPLRSIPVQPLPYNLDQLYQMAEKNQEDILVAESRIEKAEAKVDLARLENRPDFNVGVFYGSIGNPNIPQRPSDAGRDALGVQFGVTIPLWLGKNRGRVERAFAEMGMAREERQVMVNRAREGIRSTFFRLENAKRLISLYQNDLLPQAAKAMEIAETWFREKQSTFSDFIEAQAVWYNFNLALARARADYGKYLARLEPLVGQSIAAPGNPPGRDMEKEEK, from the coding sequence ATGGCTATTTCAATTATTTGGGGAGTCAGCACAGCGACCCCTCTTTGTGCAGGGTCGCCGGACAAGTTGTCTGAACACAAGGTCAAGCTTGAGGATCTCATCCATTATGCCTGCGAAGACAATCCGTCGATTCGGGCGGCGCGTCAGACATGGAGAGCCACTCTCGAGGATTACAGGGTCGTTACCGGATACCCCGATCCTCAGCTCAACGTTTCCTATTACCCGGACCCCATAGAAACCCGCCTCGGCCCGCAGGACTGGAATGTTAGCCTTTCTCAAAGAATTCCCTTTCCGGGTAAGCTTTCCAAGGCCGGAGAGGTGGTGGAATCAGAAGCACATATCGTCAAACTTAAGCTCGACAAAACCGTGCGGGAGGTCGTGAAGGCCGTCAAGGAATCCTACTATGAATTGAGGTATATACGCGAGGCTAAGAAGATCGCCGATGAAAACCTCAGACTGCTGCAGCACCTGAGAAAAGTAGGAGAAACCGGCTATGCGAACGACCGGACCGCACTGCTGGATATGGTCAAGGCCCAGTCACAGTTGGGCCAGATCCGGTACGACATGGTGCTGTTGAGCGATCTCGAGGAGACTGAAATCACCCGGCTCAACTCCCTTCTGAATCGATCTCCAGGCGCCCGGATCGGCCCGTTGCGCTCCATCCCTGTCCAGCCCCTCCCCTATAATCTCGATCAGTTGTACCAGATGGCAGAGAAAAACCAGGAAGACATCCTTGTGGCCGAGAGCCGGATCGAGAAGGCCGAGGCGAAGGTGGATCTGGCCCGTCTGGAGAATCGACCGGATTTCAATGTCGGCGTCTTTTACGGGTCAATCGGAAACCCGAATATTCCCCAGCGGCCCAGCGATGCCGGACGCGACGCCCTCGGTGTCCAGTTCGGGGTGACTATCCCCCTCTGGTTAGGGAAAAACAGAGGCCGCGTGGAACGCGCCTTTGCGGAAATGGGGATGGCCAGGGAGGAGAGGCAGGTCATGGTCAACCGGGCCCGGGAGGGAATTCGCTCGACCTTTTTCCGTCTGGAAAATGCCAAAAGGCTGATTTCGCTCTATCAAAACGACCTGCTTCCGCAGGCGGCGAAGGCCATGGAAATCGCCGAAACGTGGTTTCGGGAAAAACAATCCACCTTCTCGGATTTTATCGAGGCCCAGGCCGTGTGGTACAACTTTAACCTTGCATTGGCCAGGGCCCGGGCCGATTACGGAAAATATCTTGCCCGGCTTGAACCGCTCGTCGGTCAGAGCATTGCGGCGCCCGGAAATCCACCCGGCCGGGATATGGAAAAGGAGGAGAAATGA
- a CDS encoding cytochrome c3 family protein, whose product MEGGGGKGQYIINPGRNPDACYPCHLGVKMAFNLQYHHPVRERRMNCINCHDPHGEDIYKAKGMRAGRENDVCVQCHRDKSRPRVFEHEALREGCTICHRAHGSINDKMLVENDNNLCLKCHAQIGLRNSITIGTVSHTTRLAQGTCWSAGCHTAVHGSDINPHLRY is encoded by the coding sequence ATGGAAGGGGGCGGAGGCAAAGGACAATATATCATCAACCCGGGAAGGAATCCGGATGCCTGCTACCCATGTCATCTGGGGGTCAAAATGGCCTTTAATCTCCAGTATCACCATCCGGTAAGAGAGCGCCGGATGAATTGTATAAACTGCCATGACCCTCACGGAGAAGATATCTATAAAGCGAAAGGGATGAGGGCAGGCAGGGAGAATGACGTCTGCGTGCAGTGCCATCGCGACAAATCCAGACCCCGAGTGTTTGAGCACGAGGCCCTTCGGGAGGGCTGCACCATTTGCCATAGGGCTCATGGATCCATCAACGACAAAATGCTGGTGGAAAATGATAACAACCTATGCCTGAAATGCCATGCTCAGATCGGGTTGCGCAATTCGATCACCATCGGCACTGTTTCCCACACCACGCGTCTTGCCCAGGGAACATGCTGGAGCGCGGGCTGCCATACCGCCGTTCATGGTTCCGACATCAATCCGCATCTGAGGTATTAA
- a CDS encoding CHRD domain-containing protein, with protein sequence MFKNKKSIFVLVAGIFSIFGLIPGGLAGDRTAFHCSLGLDGRAMARGELVLSEDGSALQYKLEVHNVEDITMAHLHLGKAGKIGTPVVWLYPDAPPPKLIPGLFKGVLAEGTITQKNLIGPMRGKRLPALIAEIRAGNVYVNIHTRTHARGNICGPVYLAEE encoded by the coding sequence ATGTTCAAGAATAAAAAATCGATTTTCGTACTGGTCGCTGGGATCTTCTCAATTTTCGGTCTCATACCGGGAGGCTTGGCGGGAGATCGGACCGCCTTTCATTGTTCTCTGGGTCTTGACGGCCGAGCCATGGCTAGGGGAGAGTTGGTTCTTTCTGAAGACGGTTCAGCCCTTCAATATAAGCTTGAGGTTCATAATGTTGAAGATATCACCATGGCGCATTTACACCTTGGAAAGGCCGGGAAAATCGGCACGCCCGTAGTGTGGCTTTATCCGGACGCACCTCCTCCTAAACTTATCCCCGGTCTGTTTAAAGGAGTCCTGGCCGAGGGAACCATTACCCAGAAGAATTTGATTGGACCCATGCGCGGAAAACGCCTGCCGGCGCTCATTGCAGAGATACGTGCAGGGAACGTCTATGTCAATATCCATACGCGAACACATGCCCGGGGCAACATCTGCGGACCTGTTTACCTGGCTGAAGAGTAA
- a CDS encoding 2Fe-2S iron-sulfur cluster binding domain-containing protein, with the protein MALTVEFKRSQKTAEWQDRFENILELAEHHGIEIDSDCQQGFCGTCKIELLSGDVHMEVTDGLEAEDMKQNMILPCVARPTTDIVINV; encoded by the coding sequence ATGGCACTGACAGTTGAATTCAAAAGATCCCAAAAAACAGCAGAATGGCAAGATCGGTTCGAAAATATCCTGGAGCTTGCCGAACATCATGGCATAGAAATCGACAGCGATTGCCAGCAGGGATTCTGCGGCACTTGCAAGATAGAACTTCTCTCTGGAGACGTTCACATGGAAGTAACCGACGGCCTGGAGGCCGAAGATATGAAACAAAATATGATCCTCCCGTGCGTGGCCAGACCCACCACAGACATTGTGATTAACGTCTGA